Proteins encoded within one genomic window of Lysinibacillus sphaericus:
- a CDS encoding DUF1128 domain-containing protein has product MDLSISSKENVIYMVDQMKDKLRMVNVDAMKSENFDEANYEDLVYLYEMVMKRDTFSPSEMQAIVAELGSLRK; this is encoded by the coding sequence ATGGATTTATCTATATCGTCAAAAGAAAACGTTATTTATATGGTCGATCAAATGAAAGATAAGCTTCGCATGGTCAATGTAGATGCCATGAAATCAGAGAATTTTGATGAAGCAAATTATGAAGATTTAGTCTATCTATACGAAATGGTTATGAAACGTGACACATTTAGCCCTAGTGAAATGCAGGCTATCGTTGCTGAATTGGGCTCTTTACGCAAATAA
- a CDS encoding YtxH domain-containing protein yields MGQSKLLASIVVGAAVGAALSMFDRTTREKTVATTKKMKEAVSYYASHRNELQDLIEEKVIAAKVLCDSVSENVNTIAEKVDEFKELPSTIQGMISDTKTAFTSPEKE; encoded by the coding sequence ATGGGACAAAGTAAATTATTAGCATCCATCGTCGTAGGTGCTGCTGTAGGTGCTGCATTAAGCATGTTTGATCGTACTACACGAGAGAAAACGGTCGCTACTACTAAAAAAATGAAGGAAGCAGTATCCTATTACGCATCGCATCGTAATGAACTGCAAGATTTAATTGAGGAAAAGGTAATCGCAGCTAAAGTACTTTGTGATAGCGTATCAGAAAATGTCAATACAATAGCTGAGAAAGTCGATGAATTTAAAGAATTACCTTCCACTATTCAAGGCATGATTAGCGATACAAAAACAGCCTTTACCTCACCAGAAAAAGAATAG
- a CDS encoding YihY/virulence factor BrkB family protein has product MEKKKASIRSSFAEVKAFFSPNEDMVDVMTSKGFIQDLMLRIQRVEISALGAQLAYFFLLSFFPLLIFLVTLLPYLNLETTQVYSFLVNLMPDEVYRLIESTLNEVLTNRNSSLLSIGVLGTIWSASKGINALLRALNKAYDTENRVSFIDRGLSLVFTLALVIVIAVALLLPVFGQQIGHFLFSIVSIEDEFESLWRNIRWSMPPLLIFVVLMAIYWLVPNTTPRLKLMGVWPGAMFSTLAWLLVTYGFSFYISNFGNYSATYGSIGGVIILMLWLYFTGMILIFGGVLNATMQKRALLKAEGAIK; this is encoded by the coding sequence ATGGAAAAGAAAAAGGCATCCATACGTTCTTCATTTGCGGAAGTAAAAGCATTTTTTTCGCCAAATGAAGATATGGTAGATGTGATGACATCGAAAGGCTTTATCCAAGATTTAATGCTTCGCATACAACGCGTTGAAATATCGGCGCTTGGGGCGCAACTTGCTTATTTCTTTTTGCTATCTTTCTTCCCCCTACTCATTTTCCTTGTAACGCTATTGCCGTATTTAAATTTAGAAACAACGCAAGTGTATTCGTTTTTAGTTAATTTAATGCCTGATGAAGTATACAGGTTGATTGAAAGTACATTAAATGAAGTGCTAACGAACCGTAATAGCAGCCTATTATCAATTGGGGTACTTGGGACGATTTGGTCTGCGTCAAAAGGAATCAATGCGTTATTAAGAGCTTTAAATAAAGCGTACGATACCGAAAATAGGGTGAGCTTTATAGATCGAGGGCTCTCTCTTGTATTTACTTTAGCTTTAGTAATTGTAATAGCAGTGGCACTTTTATTACCTGTTTTTGGACAGCAAATTGGTCATTTTTTATTTTCAATCGTTAGTATTGAAGATGAGTTTGAATCCCTTTGGCGCAATATTCGCTGGTCGATGCCACCGTTGCTTATTTTTGTAGTGTTGATGGCAATTTACTGGTTAGTACCGAATACGACACCTCGATTGAAATTAATGGGTGTTTGGCCAGGCGCAATGTTTTCGACGCTCGCATGGTTGCTTGTGACATATGGTTTTTCTTTCTATATTAGTAATTTTGGAAACTATTCTGCTACATATGGTAGTATTGGTGGCGTTATTATATTAATGTTGTGGCTGTATTTTACAGGGATGATTTTAATTTTTGGTGGTGTCTTAAATGCCACGATGCAAAAGAGAGCATTGCTTAAAGCGGAAGGTGCTATTAAATAA
- a CDS encoding heavy metal translocating P-type ATPase: MEYSNRENVGLIENIKVHAELIAAIMAGLFILLAWRLDTNDQTTASVLLYIVAFCVGGFAKAKEGIEETIKEKKLNVELLMILAAIGSAAIGYWTEGAILIFIFAVSGALETYAMNKSHREISALMNLQPEEAWLVRGGFEPMKVAVSTLKIGDHLLIKPGERVPADGIIFKGQSSIDESAISGEPLPIAKFEGDEVFAGTVNLNGAITMEMTKPNSETLFQKIIMLVQNAQSEKSPSQQFIEKFEGTYVKLVLLSVALMMFLPHFLIGWDWTTTFYRAMVLLVVASPCALVASIMPATLAAISNGAKNGILFKGGLHLEHLSALRALAVDKTGTLTQGKPVVTDFIVRDGLNQEETLAILAGIEAQSNHPLAQAITTYAKAQHISQFAQATIEDIPGWGMKGFVNGTEYLIGKPDFVGSEEANTFANNALSKLSAEGKTVIFIRDKEGIVALAALKDTVRDEAKKAVALLKELGIDVIMLTGDNEKTAKVIAKEAGVTEYVAECLPETKVTEMKRLLDQHKYVGMVGDGINDAPALATATTGIAMGEGTDVALETADVVLMKNDLSKIAYAVRLSRKMQRIVKQNIFFSIGIIVLLIASNFLQVVDLPLGVIGHEGSTILVILNGLRMLNKNV, from the coding sequence ATGGAGTACTCTAATCGAGAAAATGTTGGTTTAATTGAGAATATTAAAGTGCATGCAGAACTAATTGCTGCTATCATGGCTGGTTTATTTATTTTGCTTGCATGGCGTTTAGATACAAATGATCAAACAACGGCTTCAGTTCTTTTATATATTGTTGCTTTTTGTGTTGGAGGATTTGCAAAAGCAAAAGAAGGCATCGAAGAAACAATAAAAGAAAAAAAATTAAATGTAGAGTTACTAATGATTTTAGCTGCGATTGGCTCAGCAGCGATTGGCTATTGGACAGAGGGAGCCATCCTTATTTTTATCTTTGCTGTCAGTGGCGCTTTAGAAACATATGCAATGAACAAAAGTCATCGTGAAATTTCTGCTCTCATGAATTTACAACCTGAGGAAGCTTGGTTAGTACGTGGCGGTTTTGAACCGATGAAAGTCGCTGTCTCAACACTAAAAATTGGAGACCATTTACTGATTAAACCTGGTGAACGTGTCCCAGCGGACGGTATTATCTTTAAAGGACAGTCTTCTATCGATGAATCTGCTATTAGTGGTGAGCCATTACCGATTGCCAAGTTTGAAGGTGACGAAGTATTTGCAGGGACAGTTAATTTAAATGGCGCGATTACTATGGAAATGACAAAACCGAATTCCGAAACATTATTCCAAAAAATTATTATGCTTGTGCAAAATGCTCAAAGTGAAAAATCACCTTCACAGCAATTTATCGAAAAATTTGAAGGTACTTATGTAAAATTAGTGTTACTATCTGTTGCACTTATGATGTTCCTTCCTCACTTTTTAATCGGTTGGGACTGGACGACTACGTTTTATCGAGCAATGGTACTTTTAGTAGTGGCATCTCCATGTGCACTAGTTGCATCCATTATGCCTGCCACATTAGCAGCTATTTCGAATGGCGCGAAAAACGGGATACTATTTAAAGGTGGCTTACACCTCGAACATTTAAGTGCGTTACGTGCATTAGCGGTCGATAAAACAGGAACTTTAACACAAGGTAAACCAGTCGTAACAGACTTCATCGTACGTGATGGCTTAAATCAAGAAGAAACATTAGCTATTCTTGCGGGTATTGAAGCACAATCAAACCATCCATTAGCACAAGCGATTACTACCTATGCTAAAGCACAACACATATCTCAGTTTGCACAAGCAACGATTGAAGATATCCCTGGTTGGGGCATGAAAGGCTTTGTCAATGGAACAGAGTATCTAATAGGTAAACCAGATTTTGTTGGAAGTGAAGAAGCTAACACCTTCGCAAATAACGCATTATCAAAGCTTTCTGCTGAAGGTAAAACAGTAATCTTCATACGTGACAAAGAAGGTATTGTCGCACTTGCTGCGTTAAAAGATACTGTTCGTGATGAAGCAAAAAAAGCTGTCGCATTGTTAAAAGAATTAGGAATTGATGTCATTATGCTGACTGGCGATAATGAGAAAACGGCTAAAGTGATCGCAAAAGAGGCAGGCGTTACTGAATATGTGGCAGAATGTCTTCCTGAAACAAAAGTGACGGAAATGAAACGCCTCCTCGATCAACATAAATACGTAGGGATGGTTGGTGACGGTATCAATGACGCACCAGCATTAGCAACAGCCACTACTGGTATTGCAATGGGAGAAGGGACAGATGTTGCCTTAGAAACAGCAGATGTCGTATTAATGAAAAATGATTTATCTAAAATTGCCTATGCGGTTCGTCTTTCTCGCAAAATGCAACGAATCGTGAAACAAAATATCTTCTTCTCTATCGGTATCATTGTTTTATTGATTGCCTCTAACTTTTTACAAGTTGTCGATTTACCACTAGGTGTTATCGGTCATGAAGGCAGTACAATTCTCGTTATTTTAAACGGCTTACGAATGCTTAATAAAAATGTATAA
- a CDS encoding fumarate hydratase, whose product MNLQTLEKSLYDLITETSTNLPKDVRRAIKKAKEAENAGTRAAMSLETISNNIIMAEDNVSPICQDTGLPTFKIYTPVGVNQLEIKEAIKKAINDTTADAKLRPNAVDSLTGANSGNNLGDGLPVMKFEQWEKDYITIKLILKGGGCENKNIQYSLPCELEGLGRAGRDLDGIRKCILHSVYQAQGQGCSAGFIGVGIGGDRSSGYDLAKEQLFRHVEDTNANPDLAKLEEYVVKTANTFGIGTMGFGGEATLLGCKIGVMHRIPASFYVSVAYNCWAYRRMAVDINPETGEIINWHYQEGEKITFKDEVAATTEETSTNVVELTAPITEEQIRSLKVGDVVSITGRMYTGRDAIHHHLMSHDAPVDLNGQVIYHCGPVMAKDEEGNWTVKAAGPTTSIREEPYQGDIMKKFGIRAVIGKGGMGPKTLAALGEHGGVYLNAIGGAAQYYADCIKGVDGVDLMEFGIPEAMWHLNVEGFTAVVTMDSHGNSLHADVDKSSLEKLALHAERVF is encoded by the coding sequence ATGAATCTTCAAACTTTGGAGAAAAGTCTATATGATTTAATTACAGAAACGTCAACAAACTTACCAAAAGACGTACGTCGTGCCATTAAAAAAGCGAAAGAAGCTGAAAATGCAGGCACTCGTGCAGCAATGAGTTTGGAAACAATCTCTAATAATATTATTATGGCAGAAGACAATGTATCACCAATCTGCCAAGATACTGGTCTACCAACATTTAAAATCTACACTCCTGTAGGTGTAAACCAATTAGAGATTAAAGAAGCAATCAAAAAAGCAATTAACGATACAACAGCCGATGCAAAATTACGTCCAAATGCTGTTGATTCTTTAACTGGCGCAAACAGTGGCAACAACCTTGGTGATGGACTACCAGTTATGAAATTCGAGCAATGGGAAAAAGACTATATTACGATTAAATTAATTCTTAAAGGTGGCGGCTGTGAAAATAAAAACATCCAATACAGCTTACCATGTGAGTTAGAAGGTCTTGGTCGTGCTGGTCGTGACTTAGACGGTATCCGTAAATGTATTCTACACTCTGTATATCAAGCTCAAGGTCAAGGCTGTTCTGCAGGCTTCATCGGCGTAGGTATCGGTGGCGACCGCTCTTCTGGTTATGATTTAGCAAAAGAGCAATTATTCCGTCATGTGGAAGATACGAATGCAAATCCTGATCTTGCAAAATTAGAAGAATATGTTGTAAAAACTGCTAACACTTTCGGTATTGGAACAATGGGCTTCGGCGGTGAAGCAACTTTACTTGGTTGTAAAATTGGCGTTATGCACCGTATTCCTGCATCATTCTACGTATCAGTAGCCTATAACTGCTGGGCTTACCGTCGTATGGCAGTTGATATTAATCCAGAAACTGGCGAAATCATTAACTGGCACTATCAAGAAGGCGAAAAAATTACATTTAAAGATGAAGTTGCTGCAACAACAGAAGAGACTTCTACAAATGTTGTAGAACTAACTGCACCTATTACAGAAGAACAAATTCGTTCACTTAAAGTAGGTGACGTTGTATCTATTACTGGTCGTATGTACACTGGTCGCGATGCAATTCACCATCACTTAATGAGTCATGATGCACCAGTTGATCTGAACGGACAAGTTATTTATCACTGTGGCCCTGTAATGGCTAAAGATGAAGAAGGTAACTGGACAGTGAAAGCTGCTGGCCCAACTACTTCTATCCGTGAGGAGCCATATCAAGGCGATATCATGAAAAAATTTGGTATCCGTGCTGTAATTGGTAAAGGCGGTATGGGTCCAAAAACACTTGCTGCTTTAGGTGAACACGGTGGGGTTTACTTAAATGCAATCGGTGGTGCTGCTCAATACTACGCAGACTGCATTAAAGGTGTAGATGGTGTAGACTTAATGGAATTCGGTATTCCAGAAGCTATGTGGCATTTAAACGTTGAAGGGTTCACAGCCGTAGTAACAATGGACTCTCATGGTAACTCGCTTCACGCTGATGTAGATAAATCTTCTCTAGAAAAACTTGCGCTACATGCAGAAAGAGTTTTCTAA
- a CDS encoding YwqG family protein: protein MSETNSLKLPKEVEPYRNIIEGTMSPVVVMEAHEKETTLFASKLAGNPYFPLTMEYPKNEEQQPLKLLAQINFADVPKHVPHLPEQGILQFYIDGYDDVLGMDFDNGKNQAGFRVIFHDTIIDDESQLVQDFSFIENEDEEMYFPVEKELALSFKAKFEPLSMGDFRSEEKYASLLAVIEENEELADVLYDVLSGAGHKIGGYPFFTQDDPRAYGDYNDSTTLLLQIDSEGDHILWGDCGVGNFFITEEELKNKDFSQVVYNWDCH, encoded by the coding sequence ATGTCAGAAACAAATTCGTTGAAGTTACCAAAGGAAGTTGAACCATATCGAAATATAATAGAAGGAACAATGAGTCCTGTTGTTGTAATGGAAGCGCATGAAAAGGAAACGACTTTATTTGCAAGTAAATTAGCAGGGAATCCATATTTTCCACTGACTATGGAATATCCTAAAAATGAGGAACAACAACCATTAAAGCTTTTAGCACAAATTAATTTTGCGGATGTTCCTAAGCACGTGCCTCATTTACCAGAGCAGGGGATATTGCAGTTCTATATTGATGGTTATGATGATGTCTTAGGGATGGATTTCGATAATGGGAAAAATCAAGCGGGTTTTCGCGTTATTTTCCACGATACAATCATCGATGATGAATCGCAACTTGTGCAAGACTTCTCATTTATTGAAAATGAGGATGAAGAAATGTATTTTCCTGTAGAGAAAGAACTGGCATTAAGCTTTAAAGCAAAATTTGAACCTTTATCAATGGGTGATTTTCGAAGCGAGGAAAAGTACGCAAGTCTCTTAGCGGTTATTGAAGAAAACGAAGAATTGGCGGATGTATTGTATGATGTATTATCTGGAGCTGGGCATAAAATAGGGGGATATCCTTTCTTTACACAGGATGACCCTAGAGCTTATGGCGATTATAACGATTCAACAACGTTGTTATTGCAAATAGATAGTGAAGGAGATCATATACTGTGGGGAGATTGCGGTGTTGGCAATTTCTTTATTACAGAAGAAGAGCTTAAAAATAAAGATTTTAGTCAGGTTGTTTATAATTGGGATTGTCATTAA
- a CDS encoding SE1561 family protein, translating into MSKPITDKEQQVTYLKERLEMFLEVLDAIDPETTELQDIDRLIQMMDDLEEKMEQFNAREQ; encoded by the coding sequence ATGTCAAAGCCAATCACTGATAAAGAGCAACAAGTAACTTACTTAAAAGAACGTCTTGAAATGTTTTTAGAAGTATTAGATGCCATCGACCCAGAAACGACTGAATTACAGGATATTGATCGTCTAATTCAAATGATGGATGATTTAGAAGAGAAAATGGAGCAATTCAACGCTCGTGAACAATAA
- a CDS encoding MFS transporter encodes MTYFSDYSKKRFAILVLIVSISGFSQGMLLPLISIIFERDGVSSALNGLNATGLYIGTLLISPFIEQPLRRWGYKPIILIGGALVFVSLLVFPLWKSVTFWFVLRLLIGVGDHALHYATQTWITSTADHKSLGKGMAIYGLSFSTGFAVGPLMVKLIQIAEPLPFIVSSIMCLFAWSFVFLLRNEKPERLTGDMNARGWKRYKVAIVFGWIAFLGPFVYGFLESSLNALFPVYALRKGFDVDIIPIILSVFTFGGILTQVPLGALGDKIGRRNILMTGAFGGAILFSVASFLEHSPLAVAIVFFFAGTLVGSMFSLGITYMADLTPKELLPTGNLLCGIALSIGSLTGPFLGGVYLEFVKNYSFLLLVSLLLLTVAIVLMIFGKHKNKRPVTV; translated from the coding sequence ATGACTTACTTCTCAGATTACAGCAAAAAAAGGTTTGCAATCCTAGTGTTAATTGTATCTATATCAGGATTTTCACAAGGAATGCTACTGCCACTTATTTCTATTATTTTTGAACGTGACGGTGTATCCTCTGCATTAAATGGTTTAAATGCGACAGGTCTATACATAGGAACTTTATTAATCTCACCGTTTATCGAACAACCTTTACGAAGATGGGGCTACAAACCAATTATTTTAATAGGTGGTGCACTTGTATTTGTCTCACTCCTTGTATTTCCTTTATGGAAAAGTGTTACATTTTGGTTCGTGTTGCGTTTGCTGATAGGTGTAGGCGATCATGCGCTACATTATGCAACTCAAACATGGATTACAAGCACAGCCGATCATAAAAGTTTAGGTAAAGGTATGGCTATTTATGGTTTGTCTTTTAGTACGGGCTTTGCGGTAGGGCCATTGATGGTAAAGCTTATACAGATTGCTGAACCATTGCCTTTTATTGTGTCGTCGATTATGTGCTTATTTGCATGGTCATTTGTATTTTTATTACGCAACGAGAAGCCAGAGCGTCTAACTGGTGATATGAATGCAAGAGGATGGAAGCGCTATAAGGTGGCTATTGTATTTGGGTGGATTGCATTTTTAGGCCCTTTTGTTTACGGTTTTTTAGAATCGTCGTTAAATGCTTTATTTCCAGTATACGCCTTGCGTAAAGGCTTTGATGTTGATATCATTCCCATTATTTTATCAGTCTTTACTTTTGGAGGTATTTTAACGCAAGTTCCTCTTGGCGCACTGGGCGATAAAATTGGACGGCGAAACATCTTGATGACTGGAGCATTTGGGGGAGCTATCCTTTTTAGTGTGGCTAGTTTTTTAGAGCATTCACCATTAGCGGTAGCAATCGTATTTTTCTTCGCAGGTACATTGGTCGGTTCGATGTTTTCTCTTGGAATTACTTACATGGCGGATTTAACGCCGAAAGAACTGTTACCGACTGGCAACTTACTTTGTGGAATTGCCTTAAGTATCGGTAGTTTAACAGGACCGTTTTTAGGCGGGGTTTATTTAGAGTTTGTAAAAAATTATAGCTTCCTTTTACTTGTGTCGTTGCTCTTACTAACTGTGGCAATCGTTTTAATGATATTCGGGAAGCATAAAAATAAGCGACCAGTGACGGTATAA